A single genomic interval of Leptospira dzoumogneensis harbors:
- a CDS encoding Lp29 family lipoprotein: MKNFLRNLFSLFLISVVLLSINCSTRVYPTLGEPYVRKTLAENQKKPKIAYIGFAGFKEELTASYGRRRTYTASLDYSSRILTDPLYGDFGSDELAKVSQFRRDIPSLKVRNFVFSFLDSVRQSGLEDMKKYVHIVPRGKEYDYFLRDHGFDYYVIGIHLPAFPESAEDENFLHALSFPFSFFTLGILPFVGKGKAYTTVIIFDKNLNELKRFDYNNRFTEISALWMPASKSCEVLRCLNGNNARSIRNEHIYSGQIPAIEKDIESVIFK, translated from the coding sequence ATGAAGAATTTTCTTAGAAATTTATTTTCTCTTTTTTTAATCTCCGTTGTTCTTTTGTCGATCAATTGTAGTACACGAGTTTATCCGACGCTAGGCGAACCTTATGTTCGTAAGACCCTTGCTGAAAATCAAAAAAAACCAAAAATCGCTTATATCGGGTTTGCGGGTTTTAAAGAAGAGTTAACCGCTTCATACGGAAGGAGACGGACTTATACGGCTAGTTTAGACTATTCGAGTAGGATTTTAACCGATCCTTTATATGGAGATTTCGGTTCTGATGAGCTTGCAAAAGTGAGTCAATTCCGACGAGATATTCCTTCGCTAAAAGTTCGTAATTTCGTTTTTAGCTTTCTGGATTCTGTTCGCCAATCCGGTTTGGAGGACATGAAGAAGTATGTTCATATAGTGCCGCGCGGAAAAGAATATGATTATTTCCTAAGAGACCATGGATTTGATTATTACGTAATCGGGATTCATCTGCCTGCTTTTCCGGAAAGTGCGGAAGATGAAAATTTCCTCCATGCTCTTTCTTTTCCTTTTTCTTTCTTCACGCTAGGAATACTCCCGTTTGTTGGAAAAGGAAAGGCATATACTACGGTGATCATTTTTGATAAAAACCTAAATGAGCTTAAACGTTTTGATTATAATAATAGATTCACTGAAATATCTGCCCTTTGGATGCCTGCATCCAAATCTTGTGAAGTTTTGCGATGCCTTAACGGGAATAATGCGAGATCTATCAGGAATGAGCATATTTATTCGGGGCAAATTCCTGCTATTGAGAAGGACATCGAGTCGGTTATTTTCAAATAA
- a CDS encoding Lp29 family lipoprotein, with the protein MRLLFLSVFFLFLSNACASRYSLTQTGDVGIPTKQPAKKFRIAYLGFNTFKSTKVKNPDGTVDFEALSDPYSRTIKEPIGGSFPIPGENKPNGIRKDLAPEKVAIFVKSFLEVTGPTGIRELEKFLEISKTGENYTYYFKNLPYDYYIVGLHYPVFEKTRNIGLNFVTIFSSLFSVVTLGILPSYEAYAANTKVLIYDKNLNLLKELEYDNNYSVWRALWISPNPKECGIGSLSCLGMFSPTLGTNPPMVFEASSPKIGSDLSDYINTLK; encoded by the coding sequence ATGCGTTTGCTCTTTCTCAGCGTCTTCTTTTTATTTTTATCCAATGCCTGCGCTTCCAGATATTCTCTTACCCAGACCGGTGATGTAGGAATTCCTACAAAACAACCTGCTAAAAAATTTAGGATCGCTTATCTAGGCTTTAATACTTTTAAATCCACTAAGGTAAAAAATCCAGATGGAACAGTGGACTTCGAAGCACTGTCAGATCCGTATTCCCGTACGATTAAAGAGCCTATCGGGGGGAGTTTTCCTATCCCTGGGGAAAATAAGCCGAACGGGATTAGAAAAGATTTGGCTCCGGAGAAAGTTGCTATATTCGTAAAATCTTTCTTAGAGGTGACTGGGCCTACGGGGATCAGAGAATTGGAAAAGTTTTTAGAGATCTCAAAAACAGGGGAGAATTATACTTACTACTTTAAAAATCTTCCTTATGATTATTATATCGTGGGGTTACATTACCCTGTTTTTGAAAAGACCAGAAATATTGGCCTGAACTTTGTAACAATTTTCTCTAGTTTATTCAGCGTTGTTACTCTGGGGATCCTGCCCTCTTACGAGGCGTATGCCGCAAATACTAAAGTTCTAATATATGATAAAAACCTAAATTTACTCAAAGAGCTTGAATACGATAATAATTACTCGGTTTGGAGGGCATTATGGATCTCTCCGAATCCTAAGGAATGCGGGATTGGAAGTTTAAGCTGTCTCGGAATGTTTAGCCCTACATTGGGAACGAATCCGCCTATGGTATTCGAAGCAAGTTCTCCTAAGATCGGTTCCGACTTAAGCGATTATATAAATACATTGAAATAA
- a CDS encoding DUF1577 domain-containing protein — MQYFEKNSRALDYIVSKDQKKHVILKYLLDQELSLKIYPFDQKAVIKKYLEEDEKVLIRMPENWEETGEKKVSLFKILAKYIEIDCQFLQKAEKDLYLLKVERLAIAKLNRESPRVQVSNGKAVVTNLITPKTVIEANMFNIPTLIKVNLEDYKNRLKKNSADNIVIDTFKPGLDRKFEIVKRSRKSLLLEDTQNVDSYSESGPDRLDYSKDIDDDIGTIIRKFKDQKIVSELIRPIIYKNHSDQPIPIGYIWIQSKDRKLTSDYLAELGRLSDEVVGRIKESNTIKTTEKFTILDASAKGLKVKIHDPNLIDTLPKQESFILDVLFKMQAPLTVSAAIRWWGKDEDGNLTLGLEFKSKSDHPGERDRYIKNLELIQKGSL, encoded by the coding sequence ATGCAATATTTTGAAAAGAATTCCAGAGCTTTAGATTATATCGTTTCCAAAGATCAGAAAAAGCATGTCATTCTGAAATATCTGCTGGACCAGGAACTTTCCCTCAAGATCTATCCTTTCGATCAAAAAGCCGTCATCAAAAAGTATTTGGAAGAGGATGAAAAGGTCCTGATCCGCATGCCTGAGAACTGGGAAGAAACAGGAGAGAAAAAGGTCTCCTTGTTCAAGATCCTAGCCAAGTATATAGAAATTGACTGTCAATTCCTTCAAAAAGCGGAGAAAGACCTTTACCTATTAAAGGTAGAAAGACTTGCAATTGCAAAATTGAATCGGGAAAGTCCTAGGGTCCAAGTCTCAAACGGCAAAGCTGTCGTTACGAATTTAATCACACCTAAAACGGTGATCGAAGCGAATATGTTCAATATTCCGACTCTGATAAAAGTGAATTTAGAAGATTATAAAAACCGCCTGAAAAAGAACAGTGCTGATAATATTGTGATCGATACATTTAAACCGGGACTGGATAGAAAGTTTGAGATCGTAAAACGTTCTCGTAAGTCTTTGCTCTTAGAAGATACACAAAACGTCGATTCTTATTCCGAGTCAGGGCCGGATCGTTTGGATTATTCCAAAGATATAGACGACGATATAGGAACGATCATCCGGAAATTTAAGGATCAAAAAATCGTTTCAGAACTCATTCGTCCTATCATTTACAAAAACCATTCCGATCAACCGATCCCGATAGGTTATATCTGGATACAAAGTAAGGATAGAAAACTCACTTCGGATTATTTGGCGGAATTAGGCAGGCTTTCGGATGAGGTTGTAGGCCGGATCAAGGAATCGAATACTATCAAGACCACTGAAAAATTTACGATCTTAGATGCTTCTGCCAAAGGACTTAAGGTAAAAATCCATGATCCGAACCTGATAGATACCTTACCTAAACAAGAGAGTTTTATCTTAGATGTTCTGTTCAAAATGCAGGCTCCTTTGACTGTTTCCGCGGCGATCCGTTGGTGGGGAAAAGACGAGGATGGAAATTTGACATTAGGTTTGGAGTTTAAGAGTAAATCGGATCATCCTGGAGAAAGAGACAGATATATTAAAAATTTGGAATTGATACAAAAGGGTTCACTTTAA
- a CDS encoding DNA polymerase domain-containing protein: MKLQTARGYLFDVYHAEDMVYLWLKNEAGESQLFLDKFNPIIYARGEADLLKKLVKRLFELDAIQDVPIYENRNLFYENKTVPVLRIVITKPSILPKISRKLYALYGKFEIYHSDLDLPTSYMFQKGLFPLCKMEIDYTEDPGAKRIVNVRTEDSPSEMDYEVPKFKTLHLELKKSHRINLENNPLIVRTETDYHELSGSNPRRLLEKLDALLREEDPDILLTRYGDQVILPYIFYQSQRQGFLPALDRDRTTPIRRNISTKGTSYFTYGNIVFRAPSYPLFGRWHIDSKNSFVYKEADLMGVIELARLSRLPMQKMARASTGKALTYIETDVALRRGYLVPWQKSAVEAPKTALQLLEADKGGLVFQPDITHGKTAENVAQLDFAQMYPSIMAMHNISPECVNCLCCVNDKTVPKAPDIGYRICDKRKGVVSEALKHIIDRRTYYKQQSKVTSGRQLEDYEAKQASLKWMLVTSFGYLGYRNAKFGRLESHESVNAFGRQKLLLAKETAEEFGYEFVHAITDSIFIKHYDSSPLSTSDLDSLCSEIYRRTKIRMEVDGVYTWLLFPPSSQDPEMPVANRYMGRFQSGKLKCRGIGARRKDLPAFITSAQREMLEWMKTKVTIQDLKKSESEILSIYHKYDSMIRQDCIPPENLLLLKSSSRELEEYEVMGATALSMMKLKDFGMDVQAGEKIKYLVLNQKSKTKDRRYMPEEELQLYPNKIKRTGFDKEYYRKILVGVFREVWAEFASFKDFDSLIDPQGRFDF, translated from the coding sequence ATGAAACTCCAAACTGCCAGAGGATATTTGTTCGACGTTTATCATGCGGAGGACATGGTATATCTATGGTTGAAAAACGAAGCAGGTGAATCCCAACTCTTTTTGGATAAATTTAATCCGATCATTTATGCCAGAGGAGAAGCCGATCTACTTAAAAAATTAGTAAAACGTCTTTTTGAATTGGATGCCATTCAGGATGTTCCTATTTACGAAAATAGAAATCTATTCTACGAGAATAAGACTGTTCCGGTCCTAAGGATAGTCATCACCAAACCCTCTATCCTGCCTAAGATCAGCCGCAAATTATATGCCTTGTATGGAAAATTCGAGATCTATCATTCGGATCTGGATCTTCCTACTAGTTATATGTTCCAGAAAGGTCTATTTCCATTATGTAAAATGGAAATAGATTACACGGAGGATCCCGGAGCAAAAAGGATCGTAAACGTAAGGACAGAAGATTCTCCTTCGGAAATGGATTATGAGGTCCCCAAATTCAAGACCTTACATTTGGAGCTAAAAAAAAGCCATAGGATCAATCTAGAAAACAACCCTTTGATAGTTCGAACTGAAACCGATTACCATGAACTATCCGGGTCAAATCCCAGAAGACTATTAGAAAAACTAGATGCACTTTTAAGGGAAGAAGATCCGGACATTCTTCTGACCAGATACGGAGATCAGGTTATTCTACCCTACATATTCTACCAATCACAAAGACAGGGATTTCTACCTGCATTAGACAGGGATAGAACAACTCCGATCCGAAGGAATATCAGCACCAAGGGAACTAGTTATTTTACATATGGAAATATTGTATTTCGTGCACCTTCTTATCCTTTATTCGGAAGATGGCATATAGATTCCAAAAACAGCTTCGTATATAAGGAAGCGGATCTAATGGGAGTAATAGAACTCGCAAGACTTTCCAGGCTTCCTATGCAAAAAATGGCGAGAGCATCCACGGGAAAAGCGCTTACTTATATAGAGACCGATGTGGCCTTAAGAAGAGGTTACTTGGTTCCTTGGCAAAAAAGTGCGGTAGAAGCTCCTAAAACAGCACTCCAATTACTGGAGGCAGACAAAGGAGGATTAGTTTTCCAACCGGATATTACTCATGGGAAAACGGCAGAGAATGTTGCACAATTGGATTTTGCGCAGATGTATCCCAGCATCATGGCGATGCATAATATTTCTCCGGAATGTGTGAACTGCCTATGCTGCGTAAACGATAAAACAGTTCCGAAAGCCCCGGATATAGGATATCGAATATGCGATAAACGTAAAGGAGTCGTTTCAGAAGCCTTAAAACATATAATAGACAGAAGGACTTATTATAAACAACAATCCAAAGTCACTTCAGGAAGGCAGTTAGAAGATTATGAAGCGAAACAAGCCAGCTTAAAATGGATGTTAGTTACTTCTTTCGGATACTTAGGTTATAGAAACGCAAAATTCGGAAGATTAGAAAGCCACGAAAGTGTAAACGCGTTCGGAAGACAAAAACTTCTACTCGCCAAAGAAACCGCGGAAGAATTCGGTTATGAGTTCGTTCATGCGATCACCGATAGTATATTTATCAAACACTATGATTCTTCTCCATTAAGCACATCCGATTTGGATTCCTTATGTTCGGAAATATATAGGCGCACCAAAATTAGAATGGAAGTGGATGGAGTCTATACCTGGTTACTTTTTCCTCCTTCCAGCCAAGATCCAGAAATGCCCGTTGCAAATAGATATATGGGAAGATTCCAATCCGGAAAATTGAAGTGTAGAGGAATAGGAGCCAGAAGAAAGGACCTCCCCGCTTTTATCACAAGCGCGCAAAGAGAAATGTTGGAATGGATGAAGACCAAGGTCACTATACAAGATCTAAAAAAATCCGAATCCGAAATTTTATCCATCTATCATAAATATGATTCTATGATCCGACAGGATTGTATCCCTCCTGAAAATCTTCTACTTCTCAAATCCAGCTCCAGAGAGCTGGAAGAATACGAAGTAATGGGAGCCACTGCGCTCTCCATGATGAAACTGAAAGATTTCGGTATGGATGTCCAGGCTGGGGAAAAAATTAAATATTTAGTATTGAACCAAAAATCAAAAACCAAGGATAGAAGATACATGCCGGAAGAAGAGCTGCAACTCTATCCGAATAAGATCAAAAGAACAGGTTTCGATAAAGAATATTACAGAAAAATATTAGTCGGGGTTTTTAGGGAAGTTTGGGCGGAATTCGCATCTTTCAAGGATTTCGACTCTCTAATAGATCCTCAGGGTAGATTCGACTTTTAG
- a CDS encoding Pycsar system effector family protein produces MESDHFKTVRARSAVDYLFRTVHQHHSQLSQMADQKANILIAASFVILSLSLGYVQRPTYRTGLLTLMVFIVIAASLAILAVMPTFKQKKNGKSNPLFFGHFAPMSEKEFMNKMEEIASEDSSLYEALTRDLYQLGKSLYFTKYRYLRWSYRCLLVGVTSSMVLIFLEIKGIL; encoded by the coding sequence ATGGAATCAGATCATTTCAAAACGGTCCGCGCCCGTTCTGCGGTAGATTACCTTTTTAGGACCGTTCACCAACATCATTCTCAGCTTAGCCAAATGGCAGATCAGAAGGCAAACATTCTGATAGCAGCATCATTCGTAATACTTTCACTTTCCTTGGGATATGTCCAAAGACCTACCTATAGAACAGGCTTGTTGACACTGATGGTATTCATAGTAATTGCAGCGAGCTTAGCCATACTTGCAGTGATGCCTACCTTCAAACAAAAGAAGAACGGTAAATCGAATCCCTTGTTTTTCGGACATTTTGCTCCTATGAGTGAAAAGGAATTTATGAATAAGATGGAAGAGATCGCCTCGGAAGATTCTTCCTTATACGAAGCCTTGACTAGAGATCTATATCAGTTGGGAAAATCCCTCTACTTTACAAAATACAGATATTTAAGATGGAGTTATCGCTGTCTTTTAGTCGGCGTTACTTCTTCTATGGTCTTAATATTCCTGGAAATTAAAGGAATTCTTTAA
- a CDS encoding acyltransferase family protein → MLKFLFAKNEAEIPSLNGLRALSIFMVIIFHLGTGAGKVLVSDGEILTTIIVNLQSSVDLFFMLSGFLIYGGLLDEYGRNSKIDLKKFYLKRTFRIIPAYYICLIVHFIQTKAVYKIGEKMTSPSPEILVVKEKLANSLANSWTDFLYISNFFHDRLFSFGWSLSIEEQFYLIVPPLCSILLFKQKAEIRRIILIILYFIPMIIRSFYYHFDFTTDWTSFHTESRFDAIIVGMLLTELVRWKPEFIKNASRAKNLGFAIGAALSLCIALLMSRSNIHSIFIHTYFQISFAILFIACLLEGNFWNFIFRSRFFTPIARTSYTMYLWHGMFLLAALRFIFKNNLPSGLEAGPYLLLGIYTVLFVFVVCVPIFYITERPFLAIRDYILKRMKKKELPN, encoded by the coding sequence ATGCTAAAATTCTTATTTGCTAAAAATGAAGCAGAGATCCCCTCATTAAATGGCCTAAGAGCTCTCTCTATATTTATGGTGATTATTTTCCACCTCGGGACCGGAGCGGGAAAAGTTTTAGTCTCCGACGGGGAGATATTGACCACAATTATCGTAAACTTACAATCCTCGGTAGATTTATTTTTCATGTTGAGTGGATTTTTGATCTACGGCGGATTATTGGATGAATACGGAAGAAATTCCAAGATCGATCTAAAAAAATTCTACTTAAAACGTACCTTTAGGATCATACCTGCATATTACATTTGTCTAATTGTTCATTTTATACAAACTAAAGCCGTCTATAAAATCGGCGAAAAAATGACCTCCCCGTCCCCTGAAATCCTGGTAGTAAAAGAAAAATTAGCGAACTCTCTAGCGAATTCTTGGACCGATTTTTTATACATTTCCAATTTTTTCCACGATAGACTATTCTCGTTCGGCTGGAGTCTTTCCATCGAAGAACAATTCTATTTAATCGTTCCTCCACTATGTTCCATTCTTCTTTTCAAACAAAAAGCGGAAATACGCAGGATCATATTGATCATACTATATTTTATCCCAATGATTATCAGAAGTTTCTATTATCACTTCGACTTTACAACGGATTGGACCAGCTTTCATACCGAGTCCCGTTTTGACGCGATCATTGTAGGGATGTTACTGACTGAACTTGTAAGATGGAAACCTGAGTTCATAAAGAATGCAAGCCGGGCAAAAAACTTAGGCTTTGCGATCGGAGCCGCGTTATCTCTTTGTATTGCGCTTCTGATGAGTAGATCGAATATACATTCGATATTCATTCATACATATTTCCAAATCAGCTTCGCTATTTTATTCATCGCATGTTTATTGGAAGGAAATTTCTGGAATTTTATATTCAGATCGCGCTTTTTCACTCCAATAGCTCGGACAAGCTATACGATGTATCTTTGGCATGGAATGTTCTTGCTGGCTGCCCTTCGTTTTATATTCAAAAATAATCTTCCATCCGGATTAGAAGCGGGACCTTACCTGCTTCTTGGAATTTATACGGTATTATTTGTTTTTGTCGTTTGTGTTCCGATTTTTTACATTACGGAAAGACCGTTTCTCGCAATTCGAGATTATATACTAAAAAGAATGAAAAAGAAAGAGCTCCCAAACTAA
- a CDS encoding acyltransferase family protein, with the protein MKFFSYITEKRDEEYPALNGVRAISIMMIIGLHIWIGANHFIPNIPYFLDTALKNLTAGIDLFFILSGFLIYGNLLKEKVKYGNIKLSFFYIKRSLRIFPAYYFLLLVQYLSMRGMLKSLNAAENLDASKTLLKQSLTESISYVWADLFYISNYTKGRLFDYGWSLSIEEQFYLILPPLCALLFFKISDSTRRILLVGLYFIPVILRAVYSQFDILPTHIIYTHSETRFDSLIAGMLCSEFFLSSHYSNFSQKKPIRYTVLAASIILAAIGFLTQKTAFTQIYAYNCINLGFAGIVLVSLSENSYIGKFLSFSGFRPIARVSYTMYLWHLYPTSAAISVVCGTVIQSLSYSRTFATFIVAVLFTFLFCTILFYLIERPFLSLKDKWIARLKARSASTPN; encoded by the coding sequence ATGAAATTTTTTTCGTATATTACAGAGAAGAGAGACGAGGAATATCCGGCCCTAAACGGAGTCCGAGCTATTTCCATCATGATGATCATAGGGCTCCATATCTGGATCGGGGCAAATCATTTTATCCCGAATATCCCGTATTTTTTGGATACCGCTTTAAAAAACCTTACCGCAGGGATCGACTTATTCTTCATATTAAGCGGGTTCCTAATTTACGGAAATCTACTAAAAGAAAAAGTAAAATACGGGAACATAAAACTATCCTTTTTCTATATCAAAAGATCTCTTAGGATCTTCCCCGCTTACTATTTCCTTCTCTTAGTACAATATCTCAGCATGAGAGGAATGCTAAAATCCCTGAACGCTGCGGAAAATTTAGATGCTTCCAAAACCCTTTTAAAACAGAGTTTGACCGAAAGTATTTCCTATGTATGGGCGGATCTATTCTATATTTCCAATTATACGAAAGGAAGATTATTCGATTACGGATGGTCATTGTCGATCGAGGAACAGTTCTATTTAATACTTCCTCCTTTATGTGCATTGTTATTTTTTAAAATTTCAGATTCCACAAGAAGGATCCTACTCGTCGGGCTTTATTTTATCCCGGTCATATTAAGAGCAGTCTACTCCCAATTCGATATTTTACCTACACATATTATATACACTCATAGCGAGACTAGATTTGACTCGCTTATTGCTGGAATGTTATGTTCTGAATTTTTTCTTTCTTCTCATTATTCCAACTTTTCCCAGAAAAAACCGATCCGTTATACTGTCCTTGCTGCTTCTATTATTCTTGCGGCAATAGGCTTTTTGACCCAAAAGACCGCGTTCACCCAAATTTACGCTTATAACTGTATAAATCTTGGCTTTGCAGGGATCGTATTAGTCAGCCTTTCCGAAAATTCTTATATAGGCAAATTTTTAAGTTTTTCAGGATTTCGCCCTATCGCCCGTGTAAGTTACACGATGTATCTTTGGCATTTATACCCGACTTCCGCAGCAATCTCCGTAGTTTGTGGAACGGTAATACAATCCTTAAGTTACTCCAGAACTTTCGCCACTTTTATAGTCGCGGTTCTATTCACTTTCTTATTCTGTACCATCCTATTCTATTTGATCGAGAGACCTTTCTTAAGTCTTAAAGACAAATGGATTGCCCGGCTAAAGGCCCGATCCGCCTCTACACCTAATTAA
- the glyA gene encoding serine hydroxymethyltransferase: MKYLPQQDPEIFKALQAEDQRQEQNLEMIASENFVSRPVLEAYTSTLTNKYAEGYPGKRYYNGCVNADAVESLAIERAKKIFKAEYANVQPHSGAQANMAVFLATMEPGDSFLGMNLAHGGHLTHGSPVNISGKYYKPIPYGVDPKTETIDYDALASLAKEHKPKLIVAGASAYSRTIDFDKFAEIAKSVGAKLMADIAHISGLVATGYHPSPIDSFDYVTTTTHKTLRGPRGGLILSKLENEKVLNSRVFPGIQGGPLMHVIAAKAVAFGEALTPDYKKYIETVLANAKVLAEVFVKRGFRVVSGGTDNHLVLLDVSVKGLTGAKAADGLDEVGVTVNKNAIPFDKNPPAVASGIRLGTPALTTRGLKPADIEKVGNLICDFLDNPDDEKTKEKVKAGVKEITQQFPMTNFRLD, from the coding sequence ATGAAATACCTTCCCCAACAAGACCCCGAAATTTTCAAAGCCTTACAAGCAGAAGACCAAAGACAGGAACAAAACCTGGAAATGATCGCTTCTGAAAACTTCGTGTCCAGACCAGTTCTGGAAGCTTATACTTCCACTCTTACCAATAAATATGCGGAAGGATATCCTGGAAAAAGATATTATAACGGATGTGTGAACGCAGACGCTGTAGAGTCCTTGGCGATCGAAAGAGCCAAAAAGATCTTCAAAGCAGAATATGCGAATGTTCAGCCTCACTCCGGTGCCCAGGCGAATATGGCAGTCTTCTTAGCTACCATGGAACCTGGAGATTCTTTCTTAGGAATGAACCTGGCCCATGGAGGACATTTGACCCATGGTTCTCCAGTAAATATCAGCGGAAAATATTATAAACCGATCCCTTACGGTGTGGATCCTAAAACCGAGACGATCGATTATGATGCTCTTGCTTCTCTTGCAAAAGAACATAAGCCTAAATTGATCGTTGCGGGTGCTTCTGCATATTCCAGAACGATCGATTTTGATAAGTTCGCAGAGATCGCAAAATCAGTAGGTGCAAAACTGATGGCGGATATCGCACATATCTCCGGATTAGTTGCCACCGGTTATCACCCTTCTCCAATCGATAGCTTTGATTATGTTACTACTACCACTCACAAAACCCTAAGAGGACCAAGAGGTGGATTAATCCTTTCTAAATTAGAAAATGAGAAAGTGCTAAACTCCAGAGTATTCCCTGGGATCCAAGGTGGACCTTTAATGCATGTGATCGCTGCAAAAGCGGTGGCATTCGGGGAAGCTTTAACTCCTGATTACAAAAAGTACATCGAAACAGTACTCGCAAACGCAAAAGTTTTGGCGGAAGTTTTTGTAAAAAGAGGATTCAGAGTAGTGAGCGGCGGAACCGACAACCACCTGGTTCTACTGGACGTTTCCGTAAAAGGTTTAACCGGCGCAAAAGCGGCCGACGGATTGGACGAAGTTGGGGTCACAGTGAATAAAAACGCGATCCCATTCGATAAAAATCCTCCTGCGGTTGCTTCCGGGATCCGTTTAGGAACTCCTGCGTTGACTACTAGAGGACTCAAGCCTGCCGATATAGAAAAAGTAGGAAATCTGATCTGCGATTTCTTGGACAACCCGGACGACGAAAAGACCAAGGAAAAAGTCAAGGCCGGTGTGAAAGAGATCACCCAACAATTCCCGATGACCAATTTCAGATTGGATTAA
- a CDS encoding lipoate--protein ligase family protein, protein MRTFILDQKSIRTPYYNLALEEALAVQLVSGGYSGGVRFWEGPRSIIMGLSEKPELSAGKENIENFLNEFQKRQRPKKPSLQDPVYIARRASGGGTVVHEPGWNLNFSLFVSLETKPELYPVSNSYNIFLGLISSALNRQGLKTKCKGKSDLALELSPDVWKKISGNAQFRKKNCIVQHGTLILDSRLIPLVSDLLPHPPEEPEYRKGRAHDEFVTSLPASFSPGKFKQDLSLLFADYLGVEIIGTEADPSFFRNVRKAADRLFQEKYSDLGYILGE, encoded by the coding sequence GTGAGAACTTTTATACTAGACCAAAAATCCATTCGGACACCTTATTATAATCTAGCTTTGGAAGAAGCTCTCGCAGTCCAACTAGTATCCGGAGGATATTCCGGCGGGGTTCGGTTTTGGGAAGGACCCAGGTCCATCATAATGGGTCTCTCTGAAAAACCGGAACTAAGTGCAGGAAAAGAAAATATAGAAAACTTCCTGAACGAATTCCAAAAAAGACAAAGGCCCAAAAAACCTTCTCTCCAAGATCCTGTGTATATTGCCAGAAGAGCAAGCGGCGGCGGGACAGTTGTTCATGAACCGGGATGGAATCTAAACTTCAGTCTTTTTGTTTCCTTAGAAACAAAACCGGAACTATATCCTGTCTCTAACTCTTATAATATATTCTTAGGCCTGATATCTTCCGCTTTAAACAGACAAGGACTAAAAACAAAATGTAAAGGTAAGTCCGACCTTGCCTTGGAACTATCTCCGGATGTATGGAAAAAAATTTCGGGTAACGCTCAATTCAGGAAGAAGAACTGTATCGTGCAGCACGGGACCCTGATCCTGGATTCCAGACTGATCCCATTGGTGTCGGACCTCCTACCCCATCCTCCGGAAGAACCTGAATATAGAAAAGGCAGAGCTCATGATGAATTTGTGACCTCCTTGCCAGCCTCATTTTCCCCCGGAAAATTCAAACAAGACCTTTCCCTTTTATTTGCGGATTATCTGGGGGTTGAAATCATAGGTACCGAAGCTGACCCTTCCTTCTTTCGAAACGTTCGCAAGGCGGCAGATCGGCTGTTCCAGGAAAAATATTCAGATCTAGGCTATATTCTGGGAGAATGA
- a CDS encoding SGNH/GDSL hydrolase family protein: MSLLLGACVIDQDTHSKKSKLYKPSFALFGDSISAFWPVEEQFPEFETYKKAFPGRRTYEIQEAAKNETGRYRSCMLNGGVNDFLNNFEPTWEEVDATVQRQLKTLEILNDHCDYIIVLNVWTVQLPWPVKAASMINLEMKEKVTFLPRIDPEDLIHGEMLLDGGHLTDEGYGILSQRVREYLRASLPEFWLEFL; encoded by the coding sequence ATGTCCCTTTTGTTAGGGGCATGTGTGATAGACCAAGATACACATTCCAAAAAATCCAAATTATATAAACCTAGCTTTGCACTTTTCGGGGATAGCATCTCTGCCTTCTGGCCTGTAGAAGAACAGTTTCCTGAATTTGAGACTTATAAGAAGGCGTTTCCGGGCAGAAGGACTTACGAGATCCAAGAGGCAGCCAAAAACGAAACAGGGAGATATAGATCCTGTATGTTGAACGGCGGTGTAAATGATTTCCTGAATAATTTCGAACCCACTTGGGAAGAGGTCGACGCCACAGTACAACGTCAACTCAAGACCTTAGAAATACTGAACGACCACTGCGATTATATAATCGTTCTGAATGTATGGACCGTGCAGCTTCCTTGGCCTGTAAAGGCAGCGTCCATGATCAATTTAGAAATGAAGGAGAAGGTCACATTCTTACCAAGGATCGACCCTGAAGATCTGATCCATGGTGAAATGTTATTAGACGGAGGTCACTTAACCGACGAAGGTTATGGAATTCTTTCCCAAAGAGTGAGAGAATATTTAAGAGCTAGTTTGCCTGAATTCTGGCTGGAGTTCTTATGA